In one Corallococcus sp. EGB genomic region, the following are encoded:
- a CDS encoding tetratricopeptide repeat protein — MSRLLRLLVVLGPLAVPAVAFAQQDVGTYNRALSAFNAGQLDTAAPLFAKLAEGEDADLKGKAEFYLAQTLAKKDLPVAAFISYAAIVNAGPKHPSYLKAIEGLVDMQQRLDEQNLIPSILNQAYTDEVRDQWATLPKEVLARINYLVGTASQRRMRFEEARALLEAVPADSRVYAKARYLLGTVLADPRFPGRPGEGETLDQEALAAFQAVLNAKEPQVELRETRELALLGLGRVHYRRGEYAEAVKAYEGVPRYARFWDQALFENGFARFQNEDFGGALGSLQALHAPQFEGAFQPESWILKATVYYYSCLYDEVKTTLAAFDERYGPMARQLEPFTGEDVAPIQAFNLVASENRRLPRAVYLWIRNNERIREVMRTLARVDQEKRAISEGPWRGTPFAAQTVASLEDIRTTLLQVGGTLAKNRIQEAADNLRTFSDQAEIIRVQTALDEKDLFSEGVDQKALLSRQTLYRPKMPGAAWNYWRFQGEFWIDEIGYYQYTLKRGCPARQEK, encoded by the coding sequence ATGTCCCGACTGCTCCGACTCCTCGTCGTCCTCGGGCCCCTCGCCGTGCCCGCCGTCGCGTTCGCCCAGCAGGACGTGGGCACCTACAACCGCGCGCTGTCCGCCTTCAACGCGGGCCAGCTCGACACCGCGGCCCCCCTCTTCGCGAAGCTGGCGGAAGGGGAGGACGCGGACCTCAAGGGCAAGGCCGAGTTCTACCTGGCGCAGACCCTCGCCAAGAAGGACCTGCCCGTCGCGGCCTTCATCTCCTACGCGGCCATCGTCAACGCCGGCCCCAAGCACCCCTCGTACCTCAAGGCCATCGAGGGGCTGGTGGACATGCAGCAGCGGCTGGACGAGCAGAACCTCATCCCCAGCATCCTCAACCAGGCCTACACGGATGAAGTGCGCGACCAGTGGGCCACGCTGCCCAAGGAGGTGCTCGCGCGCATCAACTACCTGGTCGGCACCGCCAGCCAGCGCCGCATGCGCTTCGAGGAGGCCCGCGCGCTGCTGGAGGCCGTGCCCGCGGACAGCCGCGTCTACGCGAAGGCCCGCTATCTGCTGGGCACGGTGCTCGCCGATCCGCGCTTCCCGGGCCGTCCCGGCGAAGGGGAGACGCTGGACCAGGAGGCCCTCGCCGCGTTCCAGGCCGTGCTGAACGCGAAGGAGCCTCAGGTGGAGCTGCGGGAGACGCGTGAGCTGGCGCTCCTGGGCCTCGGCCGCGTGCACTACCGCCGCGGCGAGTACGCGGAGGCGGTGAAGGCCTACGAAGGCGTGCCCCGCTACGCGCGCTTCTGGGACCAGGCCCTCTTCGAGAACGGCTTCGCCCGCTTCCAGAACGAGGACTTCGGCGGGGCGCTGGGCAGCCTCCAGGCGCTGCACGCGCCGCAGTTCGAGGGCGCCTTCCAGCCCGAGTCGTGGATCCTCAAGGCCACCGTCTATTACTACTCGTGCCTCTACGACGAGGTGAAGACGACGCTCGCCGCGTTCGACGAGCGCTACGGCCCCATGGCCCGGCAGCTGGAGCCCTTCACCGGCGAGGACGTGGCGCCCATCCAGGCGTTCAACCTGGTGGCCTCCGAGAACCGCCGCCTGCCGCGCGCGGTGTACCTGTGGATCCGCAACAACGAGCGCATCCGTGAGGTGATGCGGACGCTGGCGCGCGTGGACCAGGAGAAGCGCGCCATCAGCGAGGGCCCGTGGCGCGGGACGCCGTTCGCCGCGCAGACGGTGGCGTCGCTGGAGGACATCCGCACCACGCTGCTGCAGGTGGGCGGCACGCTCGCCAAGAACCGCATCCAGGAGGCCGCGGACAACCTCCGCACCTTCTCCGACCAGGCGGAGATCATCCGCGTGCAGACGGCGCTGGATGAGAAGGACCTCTTCTCCGAGGGCGTGGACCAGAAGGCGCTGCTGTCCCGCCAGACGCTCTACCGCCCGAAGATGCCCGGCGCGGCGTGGAACTACTGGCGCTTCCAGGGCGAGTTCTGGATCGACGAGATCGGCTACTATCAGTACACGCTCAAGCGGGGCTGCCCCGCTCGCCAGGAGAAGTAG
- a CDS encoding tetratricopeptide repeat protein, protein MKVVLRFGALAVGVALAAGGVGEAAEETAPPRKVATKKSSSKAAARKAEAASKKDKEEAKKAELPPGVAPQDMRKGPARVKPATAKFADTPRIADSQKNALADKKRDEAIEGFKRLIPKLQETSTQKAEMQYRLSELYWEKSKYLYQLEMEKFLAAEKAYDAAVARGEKATPPEQDHRESEHYRAETMRIYEAILSEYPDYPARDEVLFSLGYNLYELNRKQDAVARYEELIRDFPKSQFVPDAYIQLGNHYFDNNKLAPAKENYQKARDSGVPKIYAYATYKLSWCDYNAGDLDAGLKKLHEVVDYAGQHGAELGDLRTEALNDLTVFYVQLDQPKEALAYFKEKAPPKRQGRLLAKTAAGLVDAGHFDSAILVYRTLIDDAPMGANAPEYQQAVVRAYEGLRQRQQVRKEMKRMVDLYRPGGEWWTANASNAGVLRNAFSVTEEAMRVMVTEYHQEAQKTRQVETYRLARDIYKQYVDAFASSDNPEFVADSAFNIRFFYAEILWALEEWEAAAAEYDAVVAFKIPDRDSAKEVSNESYRKSAAYNAVLAYDKLVKIERGQLSKSDLKDGQKVDEKKDKGDVAKQKLVKRDAKDQAEQPLTKFEDRLVAACDTYNNLYPGNQDEIDLRYQAAVILYDRAHFVDAARRFGEIIDKFPEERRSRDAADLTMYVLESREEWQELNTLSRKFLNNKKLSKPGSDFAQRVARVVEGSQYKYVDEVVYKKEKNPAKAAEEFLRFVTEFPKSENADRALTYAMVIAQEAGEVDKGITAGERVLKEYPNSNFELKTRYTLSGLYEKVAEFKKAAAMSESFVAAYDAAMKAREAQAKKTKEPKAKPTAVAKKDDTPGAAEDADSKRAQKAAERKAQVDAAGEWVADALFNAGVWYDGLGESQKAVNAWNSYLARFRDRKDVPQVAFSIGLVWEKEKKWGDAARAFNRFVEDYGRDSRTAAGQAYLARYHEMLAYQKMRDVRGQEKAQDDLVRGWTRLSENVRKDTAVLNAYGHARFLALEPTWKRFSDIKFTRVSTIRRDLTNKQREMQRVEKEYAAVLATGSGEWGIAALTRIGLAYADFARNILDSPDPSGLDDEQLSMYRGELENLALPLEDKSSEALEKGLQKAYELGIYSEWTLAAQDQLNRFRPGVYAQVRPVTYRGSSDSRIASGVLKDLNGPASASAEPQPAAAPEAAPAENAKPAATPEGTEAAKPEPTASLEGVQP, encoded by the coding sequence ATGAAGGTGGTTCTTCGGTTCGGTGCACTGGCGGTGGGCGTCGCGCTCGCGGCCGGTGGGGTGGGGGAGGCGGCGGAGGAGACGGCACCGCCGCGCAAGGTGGCGACGAAGAAGTCCTCCTCGAAGGCGGCGGCCAGGAAGGCCGAGGCCGCGAGCAAGAAGGACAAGGAGGAGGCCAAGAAGGCAGAGCTGCCGCCCGGCGTCGCGCCCCAGGACATGCGCAAGGGCCCGGCGCGGGTGAAGCCCGCCACGGCCAAGTTCGCGGACACGCCGCGCATCGCGGACTCCCAGAAGAACGCGCTCGCGGACAAGAAGCGCGACGAGGCCATCGAGGGCTTCAAGCGCCTCATCCCCAAGCTGCAGGAGACCTCCACGCAGAAGGCGGAGATGCAGTACCGCCTGTCGGAGCTCTACTGGGAGAAGTCCAAGTACCTCTACCAGCTGGAGATGGAGAAGTTCCTCGCGGCGGAGAAGGCCTACGACGCCGCCGTGGCGCGCGGTGAGAAGGCCACGCCGCCGGAGCAGGACCACCGCGAGTCCGAGCACTACCGCGCGGAGACGATGCGCATCTACGAGGCCATCCTCAGCGAGTACCCGGACTACCCGGCCCGCGACGAGGTCCTCTTCTCCCTGGGCTACAACCTCTACGAGCTCAACCGCAAGCAGGACGCGGTGGCCCGCTACGAGGAGCTGATCCGCGACTTCCCGAAGTCGCAGTTCGTCCCGGACGCGTACATCCAGCTGGGCAACCACTACTTCGACAACAACAAGCTCGCGCCCGCGAAGGAGAACTACCAGAAGGCGCGCGACTCCGGCGTGCCCAAGATCTACGCCTACGCCACCTACAAGCTGTCCTGGTGTGACTACAACGCGGGCGACCTGGACGCGGGCCTGAAGAAGCTGCACGAGGTGGTGGACTACGCGGGCCAGCACGGCGCGGAGCTGGGCGACCTGCGCACGGAGGCCCTCAACGACCTCACCGTCTTCTACGTCCAGTTGGATCAGCCGAAGGAAGCGCTGGCCTACTTCAAGGAGAAGGCTCCGCCGAAGCGCCAGGGCCGGCTGCTCGCGAAGACGGCCGCGGGCCTGGTGGACGCGGGCCACTTCGACAGCGCCATCCTGGTGTACCGCACGCTCATCGACGACGCGCCCATGGGCGCGAACGCGCCGGAGTACCAGCAGGCGGTGGTGCGCGCGTACGAGGGCCTGCGCCAGCGCCAGCAGGTCCGCAAGGAGATGAAGCGGATGGTGGACCTCTACCGCCCGGGTGGCGAGTGGTGGACCGCCAACGCGAGCAACGCGGGCGTGCTGCGCAACGCCTTCAGCGTCACCGAAGAGGCCATGCGCGTGATGGTGACGGAGTACCACCAGGAGGCGCAGAAGACGCGCCAGGTGGAGACCTACCGGCTCGCGCGTGACATCTACAAGCAGTACGTGGACGCGTTCGCCTCCAGCGACAACCCGGAGTTCGTCGCGGACTCCGCGTTCAACATCCGCTTCTTCTACGCGGAAATCCTCTGGGCCCTGGAGGAGTGGGAGGCCGCCGCCGCCGAGTACGACGCCGTGGTGGCGTTCAAGATTCCGGATCGCGACTCCGCGAAGGAGGTCTCCAACGAGTCCTACCGCAAGTCCGCCGCGTACAACGCGGTGCTCGCCTACGACAAGCTCGTCAAGATCGAGCGCGGCCAGCTCTCCAAGAGCGACCTGAAGGACGGCCAGAAGGTCGACGAGAAGAAGGACAAGGGCGACGTCGCCAAGCAGAAGCTGGTGAAGCGCGACGCCAAGGACCAGGCCGAGCAGCCGCTCACGAAGTTCGAGGACCGGCTGGTCGCCGCGTGCGACACGTACAACAACCTGTATCCGGGCAACCAGGATGAGATCGACCTGCGCTACCAGGCCGCGGTCATCCTCTACGACCGCGCGCACTTCGTGGACGCGGCCCGCCGCTTCGGGGAGATCATCGACAAGTTCCCGGAGGAGCGCCGCTCGCGCGACGCCGCGGACCTGACCATGTACGTGCTGGAGAGCCGCGAGGAGTGGCAGGAGCTCAACACGCTCTCGCGCAAGTTCCTGAATAACAAGAAGCTGTCCAAGCCCGGCTCGGACTTCGCCCAGCGCGTGGCCCGCGTGGTGGAGGGCAGCCAGTACAAGTACGTGGACGAGGTCGTCTACAAGAAGGAGAAGAACCCCGCCAAGGCCGCCGAGGAGTTCCTCCGCTTCGTGACGGAGTTCCCCAAGTCGGAGAACGCGGACCGCGCGCTCACCTACGCGATGGTCATCGCGCAGGAGGCCGGTGAGGTGGACAAGGGCATCACCGCCGGTGAGCGCGTCCTCAAGGAGTACCCGAACAGCAACTTCGAACTGAAGACGCGCTACACGCTGTCCGGCCTCTACGAGAAGGTCGCCGAGTTCAAGAAGGCCGCCGCCATGTCCGAGTCCTTCGTGGCCGCCTACGACGCGGCGATGAAGGCCCGCGAGGCGCAGGCGAAGAAGACCAAGGAGCCGAAGGCCAAGCCCACCGCCGTCGCGAAGAAGGACGACACGCCGGGGGCCGCGGAGGACGCGGACTCCAAGCGCGCGCAGAAGGCCGCCGAGCGCAAGGCGCAGGTGGACGCCGCCGGCGAGTGGGTGGCGGACGCGCTCTTCAACGCGGGCGTCTGGTACGACGGCCTGGGTGAGTCCCAGAAGGCCGTCAACGCGTGGAACAGCTACCTGGCGCGCTTCAGGGACCGGAAGGACGTGCCCCAGGTGGCCTTCTCCATCGGCCTGGTGTGGGAGAAGGAGAAGAAGTGGGGCGACGCGGCCCGCGCCTTCAACCGCTTCGTGGAGGACTACGGCCGCGACTCGCGCACCGCCGCGGGCCAGGCGTACCTGGCGCGGTACCACGAGATGCTCGCGTACCAGAAGATGCGGGACGTGCGCGGCCAGGAGAAGGCACAGGACGACCTGGTGCGCGGCTGGACCCGGCTCTCGGAGAACGTGCGCAAGGACACCGCGGTGCTCAACGCGTACGGCCACGCGCGCTTCCTGGCGCTGGAGCCCACGTGGAAGCGCTTCTCGGACATCAAGTTCACGCGCGTCTCCACCATCCGCCGCGACCTGACGAACAAGCAGCGTGAGATGCAGCGCGTGGAGAAGGAGTACGCGGCGGTGCTCGCCACGGGCTCCGGCGAGTGGGGCATCGCGGCGCTGACGCGCATCGGCCTCGCGTACGCGGACTTCGCGCGCAACATCCTGGACTCGCCGGACCCCTCCGGTCTGGACGACGAGCAGCTCAGCATGTACCGCGGCGAGCTGGAGAACCTGGCGCTGCCCCTGGAGGACAAGTCCAGCGAGGCGCTGGAGAAGGGCCTCCAGAAGGCCTACGAGCTGGGCATCTACAGCGAGTGGACGCTGGCCGCGCAGGACCAGCTCAACCGCTTCCGTCCGGGCGTCTACGCCCAGGTGAGGCCGGTGACGTACCGGGGCAGCAGTGATTCGCGCATCGCCTCGGGCGTGCTGAAGGACCTCAACGGCCCCGCCAGCGCCTCCGCGGAGCCCCAGCCCGCCGCCGCGCCGGAAGCCGCGCCCGCGGAGAACGCGAAGCCCGCAGCCACGCCGGAAGGGACGGAGGCCGCGAAGCCCGAGCCCACCGCGTCGCTCGAGGGGGTTCAGCCGTGA